A single region of the Nocardioides sp. W7 genome encodes:
- a CDS encoding biotin transporter BioY, with the protein MTMTDTTAPAATRARLSATDLALVAAFAALIAACTLVGGIPVGGAGVEITLQTFAITLTGALLGAVRGTLTVALYLALGAAGLPVFSGHSAGLGVFTGITAGYLWSFLAVAFVTGLLVRYVARGRRTSALVVFLCCLPGVALNHLFGTLGMAAFSDVPFRTAAAWDAPFWLGDILKAAVVGLVAAEVHRAFPRLLERR; encoded by the coding sequence ATGACCATGACCGACACCACCGCGCCGGCCGCGACCCGCGCCCGCCTCTCCGCGACCGACCTCGCCCTCGTCGCGGCGTTCGCCGCACTGATCGCCGCCTGCACCCTCGTCGGCGGCATCCCCGTCGGCGGCGCCGGCGTCGAGATCACCCTGCAGACCTTCGCGATCACCCTCACCGGGGCACTTCTCGGAGCCGTGCGCGGCACCCTCACGGTCGCCCTGTACCTCGCCCTCGGTGCCGCGGGGCTGCCGGTCTTCTCGGGGCACTCCGCCGGGCTCGGCGTCTTCACCGGGATCACCGCGGGCTACCTGTGGTCGTTCCTGGCGGTCGCGTTCGTCACCGGGTTGCTGGTCCGGTACGTCGCGCGCGGCCGGCGTACCTCCGCCCTGGTCGTCTTTCTCTGCTGCCTGCCGGGCGTCGCCCTGAACCACCTGTTCGGCACCCTCGGCATGGCCGCCTTCTCCGACGTCCCGTTCCGCACCGCGGCCGCCTGGGACGCGCCGTTCTGGCTGGGCGACATCCTGAAGGCCGCCGTCGTCGGCCTGGTCGCCGCCGAGGTGCACCGCGCCTTCCCACGGCTGCTCGAGCGCCGCTGA
- a CDS encoding GNAT family N-acetyltransferase, translating to MVSTRHTAELSADELTEIRALLDAVFVDFDDHDWDHGLGGQHALVREDGLLVAHGSLVQRRMLVGGRSLRTGYVESVAVRSDRRRRGLAGQVMAALEALAPAYDLLALGASDEGVPLYEARGWQPWRGPTSVLGPSGPEPTPDEDGSVYVLGGQDVDRDAPIACDYRDGDVW from the coding sequence ATGGTGAGCACCCGGCACACCGCCGAGCTGAGCGCCGACGAGCTCACCGAGATCCGGGCGCTGCTCGACGCCGTCTTCGTGGACTTCGACGACCACGACTGGGACCACGGACTGGGCGGTCAGCACGCCCTGGTCCGCGAGGACGGGCTGCTCGTCGCCCACGGTTCGCTGGTCCAACGGCGGATGCTGGTGGGCGGCCGCTCACTGCGGACCGGGTACGTCGAGTCGGTGGCGGTCCGGTCCGACCGGCGCCGCCGCGGGCTCGCCGGCCAGGTGATGGCGGCGCTGGAGGCGCTGGCGCCGGCGTACGACCTGCTCGCGCTCGGCGCGTCCGACGAGGGGGTGCCGCTCTACGAGGCGCGGGGCTGGCAGCCGTGGCGCGGCCCGACGTCCGTGCTCGGCCCGTCCGGTCCGGAGCCCACGCCGGACGAGGACGGCTCGGTCTACGTGCTCGGCGGACAGGACGTCGACCGGGACGCCCCGATCGCCTGCGACTACCGGGACGGCGACGTCTGGTAG
- a CDS encoding M23 family metallopeptidase, translating to MRLLSALLALPLLLVLSPVAPAGAAPDPRWEFFTSDRTRYTSPWFAGSHRIMIPFGCTRAPYYSPDSRCRDGRGFHHGLDLAMPCGTRLFARTRLRVVDNGSLGPAYGANPLLLRSRSKGFDVVIGHTRRVHVKRGDVVRRGQLIARASDDGAPDGCHLHFERRAVGGGLSTAVGPRELLALAPRR from the coding sequence ATGCGACTGCTCTCGGCCCTGCTGGCGCTGCCCCTGCTGCTCGTCCTCTCCCCGGTCGCGCCGGCCGGCGCCGCGCCCGACCCGCGCTGGGAGTTCTTCACCTCCGACCGGACCCGCTACACGTCGCCGTGGTTCGCCGGCTCGCACCGGATCATGATCCCGTTCGGCTGCACACGGGCGCCGTACTACTCACCCGACTCGCGCTGCCGGGACGGGCGCGGCTTCCACCACGGCCTCGACCTCGCGATGCCGTGCGGCACCCGGCTGTTCGCCCGGACCCGACTGCGGGTGGTCGACAACGGCTCGCTGGGGCCGGCATACGGGGCGAACCCGCTCCTGCTGCGCAGCCGCAGCAAGGGCTTCGACGTCGTCATCGGCCATACCCGGCGGGTCCACGTGAAGCGCGGCGACGTCGTACGACGCGGACAGCTGATCGCCCGCGCCTCCGACGACGGCGCTCCCGACGGCTGCCACCTGCACTTCGAGCGGCGGGCGGTCGGAGGCGGGCTGTCGACCGCCGTCGGGCCGAGGGAGCTGCTCGCGCTGGCGCCTCGCCGCTGA
- a CDS encoding TetR/AcrR family transcriptional regulator C-terminal domain-containing protein yields MRNSRGDVVDRAIAVLDAYGLADLSMRRLGAELGVQPSALYHHFANKQLLLAAVADELLARGVRPAGGGSWDVQVVAVCGGLRDAMLAYRDGAELVATVHSFGLGARAPYDALSAALASGDLPADLVPVAARTLLHFVFGHVSDEQTHLQAGSAGAIADAPRESSDFALGLGIVVDGIRARVTQGLSGNA; encoded by the coding sequence GTGCGCAACAGTCGCGGGGACGTCGTGGACCGGGCGATCGCCGTCCTCGACGCCTACGGCCTGGCCGACCTGTCGATGCGCCGCCTCGGCGCCGAGCTGGGCGTGCAGCCGAGCGCGCTCTACCACCACTTCGCCAACAAGCAGCTGCTGCTCGCGGCCGTCGCCGACGAGCTGCTCGCGCGCGGCGTCCGACCGGCGGGTGGCGGCTCGTGGGACGTCCAGGTCGTCGCCGTCTGCGGCGGGCTGCGCGACGCGATGCTGGCCTACCGCGACGGCGCCGAGCTGGTGGCGACGGTGCACTCCTTCGGCCTCGGTGCGCGGGCGCCGTACGACGCCCTGAGCGCCGCCCTCGCCTCCGGCGACCTGCCCGCCGACCTGGTGCCGGTCGCCGCGCGCACCCTGCTGCACTTCGTCTTCGGCCATGTCTCCGACGAGCAGACCCACCTGCAGGCCGGCAGCGCCGGCGCGATCGCCGACGCCCCGCGGGAGTCCTCCGACTTCGCGCTCGGGCTGGGGATCGTGGTCGACGGCATCCGGGCCCGCGTCACTCAGGGGCTCTCGGGCAACGCCTGA
- the cimA gene encoding citramalate synthase: MDLHGSFHVYDTTLRDGAQQEGLNLSVADKLAIARQLDGLGVGYIEGGWPGANPKDTEFFRRAAVELDLRHARLAAFGATRRAGVRAADDPQVAALRDSGAGVVTLVAKSHDRHVELALRTTLAENLAMVRDTVSHLRAEGQQVFLDAEHFFDGYRANRDYALEVLRTAHDAGAEVVALCDTNGGMLPAWVADVVHDVVSSTGGRVGIHAHNDSGCAVANSLAAVDAGASHVQGCINGYGERTGNADLVTVVANLELKLDRQVLPAGLLRESTRIAHAVAEVTNVPPASRQPYVGTSAFAHKAGLHASAIKVDPFLYQHLDPLAVGNDMRLLVSDMAGRASIELKGRELGFDLSGDRELVTRITDRVKVLESRGYTFEAADASFELLLVEEVEGARPSYFEVESWRVITETLNHAGPGEEAVSEATVKLTAAGVRYVVTGEGNGPVNALDQALRGAIGQAFPQVAKFELIDYKVRILDQGHGTDAITRVLIETTDGESSWVTVGVGHNVIEASWGALVDGLTFGLRRQGVTEAG; the protein is encoded by the coding sequence GCAGGAGGGGCTCAACCTCTCCGTCGCCGACAAGCTGGCGATCGCCCGGCAGCTCGACGGCCTGGGGGTGGGCTACATCGAGGGCGGCTGGCCCGGCGCGAACCCCAAGGACACCGAGTTCTTCCGCCGCGCCGCGGTCGAGCTCGACCTCCGGCACGCCCGCCTCGCGGCGTTCGGCGCCACTCGGCGCGCCGGCGTACGCGCGGCCGACGACCCGCAGGTCGCCGCCCTGCGCGACAGCGGCGCGGGGGTCGTGACGCTGGTGGCGAAGTCGCACGACCGGCACGTCGAGCTCGCCCTGCGGACCACGCTCGCGGAGAACCTCGCGATGGTCCGCGACACCGTCTCCCACCTGCGGGCCGAGGGTCAGCAGGTGTTCCTCGACGCCGAGCACTTCTTCGACGGCTACCGCGCCAACCGCGACTACGCCCTCGAGGTGCTGCGCACGGCGCACGACGCCGGTGCCGAGGTCGTCGCCCTGTGCGACACCAACGGCGGGATGCTGCCGGCGTGGGTCGCCGACGTCGTCCACGACGTCGTCTCCTCGACCGGCGGCCGGGTGGGCATCCACGCCCACAACGACAGCGGCTGCGCCGTCGCCAACTCGCTCGCCGCGGTCGACGCCGGCGCCTCGCACGTCCAGGGCTGCATCAACGGGTACGGCGAGCGCACCGGCAACGCCGACCTCGTCACCGTCGTCGCCAACCTGGAGCTGAAGCTGGACCGTCAGGTGCTCCCCGCGGGCCTGCTGCGCGAGTCGACCCGGATCGCGCACGCCGTCGCCGAGGTCACCAACGTGCCGCCGGCGAGTCGTCAGCCGTACGTCGGCACCTCGGCGTTCGCCCACAAGGCCGGCCTGCACGCGAGCGCGATCAAGGTCGACCCGTTCCTCTACCAGCACCTCGACCCGCTCGCCGTCGGCAACGACATGCGGCTGCTGGTCTCCGACATGGCCGGCCGCGCGTCGATCGAGCTGAAGGGCCGCGAGCTCGGCTTCGACCTGTCCGGCGACCGGGAGCTGGTCACCCGGATCACCGACCGGGTCAAGGTGCTGGAGTCGCGCGGGTACACCTTCGAGGCGGCCGACGCGTCGTTCGAGCTGCTGCTCGTCGAGGAGGTCGAGGGCGCGCGGCCGTCGTACTTCGAGGTCGAGTCGTGGCGGGTGATCACCGAGACGCTGAACCACGCCGGTCCGGGGGAGGAGGCGGTCTCCGAGGCCACGGTGAAGCTGACGGCGGCGGGCGTGCGCTACGTCGTGACCGGTGAGGGCAACGGCCCGGTCAATGCGCTCGACCAGGCGCTGCGCGGCGCCATCGGCCAGGCCTTCCCGCAGGTCGCGAAGTTCGAGCTGATCGACTACAAGGTCCGGATCCTCGACCAGGGCCACGGCACCGACGCGATCACCCGGGTGCTGATCGAGACCACCGACGGCGAGTCGTCGTGGGTGACCGTCGGGGTCGGCCACAACGTCATCGAGGCGTCCTGGGGTGCCCTCGTGGACGGGCTGACCTTCGGCCTGCGGCGCCAGGGAGTGACGGAGGCCGGGTGA
- a CDS encoding HNH endonuclease signature motif containing protein, with protein sequence MNHPIRVATRELDHVLKSVADVNPAFMTTPDKAAALVELAAIEDRVGELRLRVTADASDVAEDTGARDVGAWAAASTRRRRGDCAADLRLALALADRPVLAAAVREGGVNLDQAHAIAASLAELPPEVDACVVDQAEAALVAYAARFDPIELRRLGRRILDVIAPDLAEAAEARHLANLEASAHQRMRLGLRAQGDGITRISGLIPDASAARLATYLHAFTNPRRDDAVDPTPVEEGRRPVSKSGEPTARPVPYGRKAAAAFCQLLETLDPTRLPIHGGDATTLVITMSLDSLRAELGTATLGNPAPGDSVDRITAEEARRLACTAQIVPAVLGGKGEVLDLGRSQRLFTRAQRRALALTDRECRAEGCQIPAPWCEAHHAGTPWAAGGRTDLADGMLLCSHHHHRAHDPSYSTERLADGGVRFHRRT encoded by the coding sequence ATGAACCACCCGATCCGGGTCGCCACCCGCGAGCTGGACCATGTGCTGAAGTCGGTGGCCGATGTGAACCCGGCGTTCATGACCACCCCCGACAAGGCCGCCGCTCTGGTCGAGCTGGCCGCGATCGAGGACCGGGTGGGCGAGCTGCGGCTCCGGGTTACCGCCGACGCGAGCGACGTGGCCGAGGACACGGGCGCCCGGGACGTCGGCGCCTGGGCCGCCGCCTCTACCAGGCGACGCCGTGGTGACTGCGCCGCCGACCTCCGCCTCGCCCTGGCACTGGCCGACCGCCCGGTCCTGGCTGCGGCGGTCCGAGAAGGTGGGGTGAACCTCGACCAAGCACACGCGATCGCGGCGTCCCTCGCCGAGCTCCCGCCCGAGGTCGACGCCTGCGTGGTCGACCAGGCCGAGGCCGCGCTGGTGGCCTACGCCGCGCGCTTCGATCCCATCGAGCTGCGCCGCCTGGGTCGCCGGATCCTCGACGTCATCGCCCCCGACCTCGCCGAGGCCGCCGAGGCCCGCCACCTCGCCAACCTGGAGGCATCCGCCCACCAACGGATGCGGTTGGGCCTCCGGGCCCAGGGCGATGGGATCACGCGGATCAGTGGCCTGATCCCGGACGCCTCCGCCGCCCGGCTCGCGACCTACCTGCACGCCTTCACCAACCCCCGCCGCGACGACGCCGTCGACCCGACGCCGGTCGAGGAGGGACGAAGGCCCGTCTCGAAATCCGGCGAGCCGACCGCCCGCCCCGTCCCATACGGACGCAAGGCCGCGGCCGCGTTCTGCCAGCTCCTGGAGACCCTCGACCCCACACGGCTGCCCATCCACGGCGGCGACGCCACCACCCTCGTCATCACCATGAGCCTCGACTCGCTCCGCGCGGAGCTCGGCACCGCCACCCTCGGCAACCCGGCCCCCGGCGACTCGGTCGACCGGATCACCGCCGAGGAGGCCCGCCGCCTTGCCTGCACCGCCCAGATCGTCCCCGCCGTCCTCGGCGGGAAGGGCGAGGTACTCGACCTCGGCCGCTCCCAACGCCTCTTCACCCGCGCCCAACGCCGCGCCCTCGCCCTCACCGACCGCGAATGCCGCGCCGAGGGCTGCCAGATCCCGGCCCCCTGGTGCGAGGCCCACCACGCCGGCACCCCCTGGGCCGCCGGCGGCCGCACAGACCTGGCCGACGGGATGCTGCTCTGCTCCCACCACCACCATCGAGCCCACGACCCGAGCTACTCCACCGAACGACTCGCCGATGGCGGCGTGCGGTTCCACCGGCGGACGTAG
- a CDS encoding ABC transporter ATP-binding protein, with protein MPTLELAGAGVTVPTVAGDRVVLAPTTLTLSERRIGVVGANGSGKSTLARLLNGLVTPTVGRVLVDGLDVARKGAEVRRRVGFAFTDPAAQLVMPTCVEDVELSLRRHERNGERRRELALAVLERYGLAGHAHDSVHSLSGGQKQLLALAGVLASEPAVLVADEPTTLLDLANTRRVGDLLLGLDQQVVLVTHDLELARRCDRVLVVADGAVRFDGHPDAAIGDYVRSALA; from the coding sequence GTGCCGACCCTCGAGCTCGCCGGAGCCGGCGTCACCGTCCCGACGGTCGCCGGCGACCGGGTCGTCCTCGCCCCGACCACCCTCACGCTGAGCGAGCGACGCATCGGCGTGGTCGGCGCCAACGGATCCGGCAAGTCCACCCTGGCCCGACTGCTCAACGGGCTCGTCACCCCGACCGTCGGCCGGGTCCTGGTCGACGGTCTCGACGTGGCGCGGAAGGGCGCGGAGGTACGCCGTCGCGTGGGTTTCGCGTTCACCGACCCCGCGGCGCAGCTGGTGATGCCCACCTGCGTCGAGGACGTCGAGCTGTCGCTGCGCCGCCACGAGCGGAACGGCGAACGCCGGCGGGAGCTCGCGCTCGCGGTGCTGGAGAGGTACGGCCTGGCCGGCCACGCGCACGACAGCGTGCACAGCCTCTCGGGCGGGCAGAAGCAGCTGCTGGCCCTGGCCGGCGTGCTCGCCTCCGAGCCCGCCGTGCTGGTCGCCGACGAGCCGACCACCCTGCTCGACCTGGCCAACACCCGGCGGGTCGGCGACCTGCTCCTCGGGCTCGACCAGCAGGTCGTGCTGGTCACCCACGACCTGGAGCTGGCCCGCCGCTGCGACCGGGTGCTGGTGGTCGCCGACGGGGCGGTGCGCTTCGACGGTCACCCCGACGCGGCGATCGGCGACTACGTGCGGTCGGCGCTCGCATGA
- a CDS encoding NAD(P)H-dependent oxidoreductase, giving the protein MSDTRVAVLVGSLRADSVNRKLAEKLAADAPEGVVLEIVEGLEQLPFYNEELDSGQAPEAATRVRAQVAGADRVLVVTPEYNGTMPAVLNNAIDWLSRPYGAGALVAKPLAVIGTTPTPYGGRWAHADANRSANIAGAVVLEDVTVSQPGVEVDVLADAEVQAKLQAALRSLVDYDAAPSSAA; this is encoded by the coding sequence ATGTCCGATACCCGCGTCGCCGTCCTCGTCGGCAGTCTCCGTGCCGACTCCGTGAACCGCAAGCTGGCCGAGAAGCTCGCCGCCGACGCGCCCGAGGGCGTCGTCCTCGAGATCGTCGAGGGCCTGGAGCAGCTGCCGTTCTACAACGAGGAGCTCGACAGCGGCCAGGCCCCCGAGGCCGCCACCCGCGTCCGTGCGCAGGTCGCCGGCGCGGACCGCGTCCTCGTCGTCACGCCCGAGTACAACGGCACCATGCCGGCCGTGCTCAACAACGCCATCGACTGGCTCTCCCGCCCGTACGGCGCCGGCGCGCTGGTCGCCAAGCCGCTCGCCGTCATCGGCACCACCCCGACCCCGTACGGCGGCCGCTGGGCGCACGCCGACGCCAACCGCTCGGCCAACATCGCCGGCGCCGTCGTCCTCGAGGACGTCACCGTCTCGCAGCCCGGCGTCGAGGTCGACGTGCTCGCCGATGCCGAGGTGCAGGCCAAGCTGCAGGCCGCGCTGCGCTCGCTCGTCGACTACGACGCGGCTCCCTCCAGCGCTGCCTGA
- a CDS encoding CbiQ family ECF transporter T component, translating to MSSNLLLIGIHQPGDTVLHRLPVGVKMTALAAYSLTVVLVRSPTWSWAFLALALTAALVGRIRIGTLVRAARSVLVIATVVAGLQWWLYGLPKAVETFVDLLALALAAVVLTATTAVNAILDAIVRWLGPFRRFGVSPERVALTFSLALQALPGTLALALETRDAARARGLGRHPRAFLTPFVIRVVARAHETGDALQARGLGD from the coding sequence ATGAGCAGCAACCTGCTCCTCATCGGCATCCACCAGCCGGGCGACACCGTGCTGCACCGGCTGCCCGTCGGCGTGAAGATGACCGCGCTGGCGGCGTACAGCCTCACCGTCGTGCTGGTGCGCAGCCCGACCTGGTCGTGGGCGTTCCTGGCGCTCGCACTGACCGCCGCCCTGGTCGGCCGGATCCGGATCGGCACCCTCGTCCGCGCGGCCCGGTCGGTGCTGGTGATCGCGACCGTGGTCGCCGGGCTGCAGTGGTGGCTCTACGGCCTGCCCAAGGCGGTCGAGACCTTCGTCGACCTGCTCGCCCTCGCGCTCGCCGCCGTGGTGCTGACCGCGACCACGGCCGTCAACGCGATCCTCGACGCGATCGTGCGCTGGCTCGGTCCGTTCCGGCGGTTCGGGGTCAGCCCCGAGCGGGTCGCGCTCACCTTCAGCCTCGCCCTCCAGGCCCTCCCGGGGACGCTCGCACTCGCCCTCGAGACCCGGGACGCCGCCCGGGCCCGCGGTCTCGGCCGGCACCCGCGCGCGTTCCTCACCCCGTTCGTGATCCGGGTCGTCGCGCGCGCCCACGAGACCGGCGACGCGCTGCAGGCGCGCGGTCTCGGCGACTGA
- a CDS encoding amidase: protein MSDLHDLTALEQGELVRRREVSPTELVEHYLERADRLDSVGAFVTLTAERARERAAALAPAPEGASPLHGVPTAIKDLNLTAGVPTAFGSAAFADHVPELSDGVTLALEAAGLVSLGKTSTPEFGSPCYTEPEGRPPAVTPWDRTRMAGGSSGGAAAAVAAGLVPVAQGSDGGGSIRIPASCCGLVGLKPSRGRISGFPMYGDPVGLATAGSIARTVRDAAAMLDALAGRRVGDPAWAPPPSTTFLAACDRDPGRLRIARFSEPVITDSPLDPECRRAWEDASRLLESLGHEVVDVAVPLPREAVPVFETCWAVLTALSVVPPEREHLLRPLTRWLSERGRAVSAPDFGLAIGAMRRFAADALVALAPYDAVLTPTLAAPPLPVGAIRDDADPAADFEAQKRFTPYTSAWNVTGMPAVSLPLHQTPAGLPVGVMLAARPAEEELLLSLSAQVEAAAPWADRRPPGW, encoded by the coding sequence GTGAGCGATCTCCACGACCTGACCGCGCTGGAGCAGGGCGAGCTGGTGCGGCGCCGCGAGGTGTCGCCGACCGAGCTCGTCGAGCACTACCTCGAACGCGCCGACCGACTCGACTCGGTCGGCGCGTTCGTCACGCTCACGGCCGAGCGCGCCCGCGAGCGCGCCGCGGCCCTGGCGCCGGCTCCCGAGGGAGCGAGTCCGCTGCACGGTGTCCCGACCGCGATCAAGGACCTCAACCTGACCGCGGGCGTGCCCACGGCGTTCGGCTCCGCGGCCTTCGCCGACCACGTGCCGGAGCTCAGCGACGGGGTCACCCTGGCCCTCGAGGCAGCGGGCCTGGTGAGCCTCGGCAAGACGAGCACGCCGGAGTTCGGCTCGCCCTGCTACACCGAGCCCGAGGGTCGGCCGCCCGCGGTCACGCCGTGGGACCGCACCCGGATGGCCGGCGGCTCCTCGGGCGGCGCCGCAGCGGCCGTTGCCGCGGGGCTGGTGCCGGTGGCCCAGGGGTCGGACGGTGGCGGCTCGATCCGGATCCCGGCGTCGTGCTGCGGGCTGGTCGGTCTCAAGCCGAGCCGCGGCCGGATCTCGGGGTTCCCGATGTACGGGGACCCGGTGGGTTTGGCGACGGCCGGGTCGATCGCCCGGACCGTGCGCGACGCGGCGGCGATGCTGGACGCACTCGCCGGTCGTCGGGTGGGGGATCCTGCCTGGGCGCCACCTCCTTCGACGACCTTCCTGGCCGCCTGCGACCGCGATCCTGGACGACTGCGGATCGCTCGCTTCAGTGAACCCGTCATCACCGACAGCCCGCTCGACCCGGAGTGCCGGCGGGCCTGGGAGGACGCCTCCCGGCTGCTAGAGTCGCTCGGCCACGAGGTCGTCGACGTCGCCGTACCGCTGCCGCGCGAGGCGGTGCCGGTCTTCGAGACCTGCTGGGCGGTGCTGACCGCGCTGTCGGTCGTCCCGCCCGAGCGCGAGCACCTGCTCCGCCCGCTCACCCGGTGGCTCTCGGAGCGCGGCCGGGCGGTCAGCGCCCCGGACTTCGGTCTGGCGATCGGGGCGATGCGCCGCTTCGCCGCCGACGCGCTCGTCGCGCTCGCGCCGTACGACGCCGTCCTCACCCCGACCCTCGCCGCGCCGCCCCTGCCGGTCGGCGCGATCCGTGACGACGCCGACCCGGCCGCGGACTTCGAGGCGCAGAAGCGGTTCACGCCGTACACCTCGGCCTGGAACGTCACCGGCATGCCGGCCGTCTCGCTGCCCCTCCACCAGACGCCGGCCGGCCTGCCCGTCGGGGTGATGCTCGCGGCGCGCCCCGCGGAGGAGGAGCTGCTGCTCTCCCTCTCGGCCCAGGTCGAGGCGGCCGCGCCCTGGGCGGACCGGAGGCCACCCGGATGGTGA
- a CDS encoding 2'-5' RNA ligase family protein, which translates to MTHEGHPGHAVLQLPVPALEPFVRGRHEFYDPGFVSADPAFVHAHITALGPFLPEPTPADRHRVARVVASTPPFDFVLGQVATFPNGIIHLVPDPLRPFQELTMRLFEAFPACPPYAGRYDEVLPHLTLDLRSEAVSEDSTRAALQHLLPVRCRAERLDLAWWEDGGCRVLDSWPLGDSV; encoded by the coding sequence GTGACGCACGAGGGGCACCCGGGGCACGCCGTGCTGCAGCTGCCCGTGCCGGCGCTCGAGCCGTTCGTCCGGGGCCGGCACGAGTTCTACGACCCCGGGTTCGTCTCGGCCGACCCGGCGTTCGTGCACGCGCACATCACCGCGCTCGGGCCGTTCCTGCCCGAGCCGACCCCAGCCGACCGGCACCGGGTGGCGCGGGTGGTGGCGAGCACCCCGCCGTTCGACTTCGTGCTGGGGCAGGTTGCGACCTTCCCCAACGGGATCATCCACCTGGTGCCGGACCCGCTGCGGCCGTTCCAGGAGCTGACGATGCGGCTCTTCGAGGCCTTCCCCGCGTGCCCGCCGTACGCCGGGAGGTACGACGAGGTGCTCCCCCACCTCACCCTCGACCTGCGCTCGGAGGCGGTCAGCGAGGACTCGACCCGGGCGGCGCTTCAGCACCTGCTGCCGGTGCGCTGCCGCGCGGAGCGGCTCGACCTGGCCTGGTGGGAGGACGGCGGCTGCCGGGTGCTGGATTCCTGGCCGCTCGGCGACTCTGTGTGA
- a CDS encoding TetR/AcrR family transcriptional regulator, which yields MFEPRLLPLLDAPPTERRDAARNREALMCAAAELVALHGAHAVTMDAVAARAGVGKGTVFRRFESREGLMGALLDQSETDWQASVISGPPPLGPGAPPHERLLAFGRSRIEITLRHADLIREAGWVGPRSYAAYSFTAMHVRYLLAELGVTGDLPLLATAILAPLEVPILDQQVRIEEFPVDRVYNGWVDLVDRIARPSHPA from the coding sequence ATGTTCGAGCCCCGTCTGCTGCCGCTTCTCGACGCTCCTCCGACCGAGCGTCGCGATGCCGCGCGCAACCGCGAGGCGCTGATGTGCGCCGCCGCGGAGCTCGTCGCCCTACACGGGGCGCACGCGGTGACGATGGACGCCGTCGCGGCTCGCGCCGGGGTCGGCAAGGGCACCGTGTTCCGTCGCTTCGAGTCCCGCGAGGGGCTGATGGGCGCACTGCTCGACCAGTCCGAGACCGACTGGCAGGCCTCGGTGATCTCCGGGCCGCCGCCGCTCGGCCCGGGCGCACCCCCGCACGAGCGGCTACTGGCCTTCGGCCGGTCACGGATCGAGATCACGCTCCGGCACGCCGACCTGATCCGGGAGGCCGGCTGGGTCGGCCCACGGTCATACGCGGCGTACTCCTTCACCGCCATGCACGTGCGCTACCTGCTCGCCGAGCTCGGCGTCACCGGCGACCTGCCGCTGCTCGCCACCGCGATCCTGGCGCCGCTGGAGGTGCCGATCCTCGACCAGCAGGTGCGGATCGAGGAGTTCCCGGTCGACCGGGTGTACAACGGCTGGGTCGACCTGGTCGACCGGATCGCCCGCCCGAGTCACCCGGCCTGA